In the Schistocerca gregaria isolate iqSchGreg1 chromosome 6, iqSchGreg1.2, whole genome shotgun sequence genome, one interval contains:
- the LOC126278963 gene encoding POU domain, class 3, transcription factor 3 isoform X3: MRQHTMESEAERSSGSAVSPFPSLAPSVASTSASAGPSAGVAALTACSPYFLDSALPSDSDHNYDHDHDHHSSEEELEVINSCPAAVAPASSDSPPEAASSGCRLPGGGGGGGGGGGSGSGVRPASGAGALLVTVRSGSVTVPEKRKWSQVTHQAAPHVLLATDCSPGGGGGSSSSSDDEVQGLLAAMSTPVRFRTWPPLDAHKPGRSLSPPPKLFHYAASADAAPAPACGLAPAASASSASAAAAAADASPRKRHRHTPRASHIQRPCLDFEKMQQLKARAVTAWRHGGDRGGELSVFCW, from the exons CTATGGAGAGCGAGGCGGAGCGGTCGAGCGGCTCTGCGGTGAGTCCGTTCCCCAGCCTGGCGCCGTCGGTGGCGTCGACGTCGGCGTCTGCGGGCCCGAGCGCGGGCGTCGCGGCGCTGACCGCCTGCAGCCCGTACTTCCTGGACTCGGCGCTGCCCAGCGACAGCGACCACAACTAtgaccacgaccacgaccaccacAGCTCGGAGGAGGAGCTGGAGGTGATCAACAGCTGCCCCGCCGCCGTGGCGCCCGCCAGCAGCGACTCGCCGCCGGAGGCCGCGTCCTCGGGCTGCCGCCTGcccggcgggggcggcggaggcggcggcgggggcggcagcgggagCGGCGTGAGGCCCGCCTCCGGCGCGGGCGCCCTGCTCGTCACGGTGCGCAGCGGCAGCGTCACCGTGCCCGAGAAGCGCAAGTGGTCCCAG GTGACGCACCAGGCGGCGCCGCACGTGCTGCTGGCGACGGACTGCTcgccgggcggcggcggcgggtcgAGCTCGTCGTCGGACGACGAGGTGCAGGGCCTGCTGGCGGCCATGTCGACGCCGGTGCGCTTCCGCACGTGGCCGCCGCTGGACGCGCACAAGCCGGGCCGCTCGCTGTCGCCGCCGCCCAAGCTGTTCCACTACGCGGcctccgccgacgccgcccccgcgccCGCCTGCGGcctcgcccccgccgcctccgcctcctccgcctccgccgcagccgccgccgcggaCGCCTCGCCGCGCAAGAGGCACCGCCACACGCCGCGCGCCTCGCACATCCAGCGGCCCTGCCTCGACTTCGAGAAGATGCAGCAG
- the LOC126278963 gene encoding POU domain, class 3, transcription factor 3 isoform X4, with protein sequence MESEAERSSGSAVSPFPSLAPSVASTSASAGPSAGVAALTACSPYFLDSALPSDSDHNYDHDHDHHSSEEELEVINSCPAAVAPASSDSPPEAASSGCRLPGGGGGGGGGGGSGSGVRPASGAGALLVTVRSGSVTVPEKRKWSQVTHQAAPHVLLATDCSPGGGGGSSSSSDDEVQGLLAAMSTPVRFRTWPPLDAHKPGRSLSPPPKLFHYAASADAAPAPACGLAPAASASSASAAAAAADASPRKRHRHTPRASHIQRPCLDFEKMQQLKARAVTAWRHGGDRGGELSVFCW encoded by the exons ATGGAGAGCGAGGCGGAGCGGTCGAGCGGCTCTGCGGTGAGTCCGTTCCCCAGCCTGGCGCCGTCGGTGGCGTCGACGTCGGCGTCTGCGGGCCCGAGCGCGGGCGTCGCGGCGCTGACCGCCTGCAGCCCGTACTTCCTGGACTCGGCGCTGCCCAGCGACAGCGACCACAACTAtgaccacgaccacgaccaccacAGCTCGGAGGAGGAGCTGGAGGTGATCAACAGCTGCCCCGCCGCCGTGGCGCCCGCCAGCAGCGACTCGCCGCCGGAGGCCGCGTCCTCGGGCTGCCGCCTGcccggcgggggcggcggaggcggcggcgggggcggcagcgggagCGGCGTGAGGCCCGCCTCCGGCGCGGGCGCCCTGCTCGTCACGGTGCGCAGCGGCAGCGTCACCGTGCCCGAGAAGCGCAAGTGGTCCCAG GTGACGCACCAGGCGGCGCCGCACGTGCTGCTGGCGACGGACTGCTcgccgggcggcggcggcgggtcgAGCTCGTCGTCGGACGACGAGGTGCAGGGCCTGCTGGCGGCCATGTCGACGCCGGTGCGCTTCCGCACGTGGCCGCCGCTGGACGCGCACAAGCCGGGCCGCTCGCTGTCGCCGCCGCCCAAGCTGTTCCACTACGCGGcctccgccgacgccgcccccgcgccCGCCTGCGGcctcgcccccgccgcctccgcctcctccgcctccgccgcagccgccgccgcggaCGCCTCGCCGCGCAAGAGGCACCGCCACACGCCGCGCGCCTCGCACATCCAGCGGCCCTGCCTCGACTTCGAGAAGATGCAGCAG